From the Ignavibacteriales bacterium genome, the window TTTAAAGAATAATTCATCTGCATCGAAATGTCCCTCCATATCCATCGCGGCATCGAGTATTAAAAAGCGCTCGTTCGTGATTCTGTGAGCATGCTCCTTGAGATAATTTATAAAAACCTCTTTTACTTCTTTTGAAGCCAATTCTATTCCTGATTTAGATTTTTTATTATACTTTTGCGCTTCCGACGGACTTATCGAGAATGTTCATTCCCTCATCTATTTCGCTTTCATTTACACATAGCGGCGTCCTGAATCTTATCGCCCTCTCACCGCATCCGAGTATGATAAGATTATTATCGAATGCTTTATCCAGTATCTTATTCCTTAGCTCCTTCGACTCACAATCGAATGCGCAGAATAATCCCAGCCCGCGTGGATTGGATATCTTCCCTTTGTGATTCTCAACCAGCTCGTGTATCCTCGCTTGCAAATGCTTACCCACCACAGCACAGTTCTCCACAAGATTATCTTCCTTTATGATCTCGAGTATCCTCTTAAATCTGAACATATCCACGAGATTACCGCCCCATGTGGAATTGATTCTGCTCGATTTCCTGAATACGTTCTCCGGTACCTCGTCTATCCTGTCGGTGCATACCAGCCCGCATACCTGCGTCTTCTTACCAAAGCACATTATATCCGGCGTAACATAATACTGGTGCGCCCACCATTTTCCCGTTAGTGCGATGCCCGTCTGCACCTCATCGAATATCAGCATCATCTCATTCTCATCGCACAGTTCCCTCAACTTTATAAAAAACTCCTTCCTGAAGTGATTATCTCCGCCCTCACCCTGTATCGGCTCTATGATAAGCGCCGCGATGTCATCCTTGTTATTAGCAAGAGCTTCCTTTATCTGGTTTACTGCTTCCTCTTCCGTTCTAATTACATTCTCCAAATTATCACCGGATAGGGGATATGTTATCTTTGGATTGATTATTCTCGGCCACTTGAATTTCGGAAATAGCGCCGTCTTATCCGGGTCGGTGTTAGTCAGCGACATCGTGTACCCGCTCCTGCCGTGAAACGCCTGCTGGAAGTGGATCACCTGGTGTCCCTTCTCTTCAGTGTATCCGCGGGCAAAGTTCTTCCTGACTTTCCAGTCGAATGCTGCTTTAAGCGCGTTCTCTATTGCCAGAGCGCCGCCTTCTATGTAAAAAGAATACTTGAATTCCTTTGGCACCGCTGTCTTAAAAAACGTCTCTACGAATTCTGCCTGTTCCTGTACATAAATATCCGATAGGGAAGGTTTCGTTACGGCGATCTCGCCGACCTTCTCCTTAAACTCGTCATTATCTATTTTCGGATG encodes:
- a CDS encoding L-lysine 6-transaminase, with product MTNGFDPVNVSPKHVSSVLSKYILADGYDLTLDLKKSKGVYLYDSKHDRTLLDFFTFFASSPLGMNHPKIDNDEFKEKVGEIAVTKPSLSDIYVQEQAEFVETFFKTAVPKEFKYSFYIEGGALAIENALKAAFDWKVRKNFARGYTEEKGHQVIHFQQAFHGRSGYTMSLTNTDPDKTALFPKFKWPRIINPKITYPLSGDNLENVIRTEEEAVNQIKEALANNKDDIAALIIEPIQGEGGDNHFRKEFFIKLRELCDENEMMLIFDEVQTGIALTGKWWAHQYYVTPDIMCFGKKTQVCGLVCTDRIDEVPENVFRKSSRINSTWGGNLVDMFRFKRILEIIKEDNLVENCAVVGKHLQARIHELVENHKGKISNPRGLGLFCAFDCESKELRNKILDKAFDNNLIILGCGERAIRFRTPLCVNESEIDEGMNILDKSVGSAKV